One genomic region from Bufo bufo chromosome 3, aBufBuf1.1, whole genome shotgun sequence encodes:
- the ORAI2 gene encoding protein orai-2, protein MSSELNVPVDPSTPAASERGNKGMDYRDWVRRSYLELVTSNHHSVQALSWRKLYLSRAKLKASSRTSALLSGFAMVAMVEVQLEMKYDYPKPLLIAFSACTTILVAVHLFALLISTCILPNVEAVSNIHNLNSVNESPHDRMHIYIELAWGFSTALGILLFLAEVVLLCWIKFLPIDSPQVRNETASSQRQSSDAGFTSALVSTIIMVPVGIIFVIFTIHFYRTLVRHKTERHHREIEELHKLKIQLDGHDRGVNVV, encoded by the exons ATGAGCAGTGAACTAAATGTCCCAGTGGATCCCTCCACCCCAGCCGCCTCTGAGCGCGGCAACAAAGGGATGGACTACAGAGACTGGGTTAGGCGCAGCTACTTGGAACTGGTCACATCTAATCATCACTCAGTGCAGGCCTTATCCTGGAGGAAGTTATATCTCAGCAGAGCCAAATTAAAAGCTTCTAGCAGGACATCTGCTTTACTTTCTGGATTTGCTATG GTTGCAATGGTTGAAGTCCAGCTTGAGATGAAATATGATTACCCAAAACCTTTGCTCATTGCGTTTAGTGCCTGCACCACCATACTGGTGGCTGTCCACTTATTTGCACTTCTGATTAGCACCTGTATACTTCCTAATGTCGAGGCAGTGAGTAATATCCATAACTTGAACTCTGTCAACGAATCACCCCATGACCGTATGCATATTTATATTGAACTGGCTTGGGGTTTCTCCACAGCTCTTGGGATCCTCCTGTTTCTTGCAGAGGTGGTTCTTCTGTGCTGGATAAAATTCTTACCTATAGACTCTCCGCAAGTTCGAAATGAAACTGCTTCGTCACAGAGGCAAAGTTCAGATGCAGGTTTTACCTCTGCCCTAGTGTCCACCATCATCATGGTACCCGTGGGCATTATCTTTGTCATATTCACAATTCACTTTTATCGCACACTGGTTAGGCACAAAACGGAGCGCCATCACAGGGAGATTGAAGAACTCCACAAGTTAAAAATCCAGCTCGATGGACATGACCGAGGTGTAAATGTGGTGTGA